A genomic region of Leptolyngbya sp. FACHB-261 contains the following coding sequences:
- a CDS encoding type IV toxin-antitoxin system AbiEi family antitoxin: MHPKNPLFQKCLAYLESLPNIKATVQGEPYFSSEVLADGKLIISTPYKTVNYVCEIKTGLTSDVVEPVAEYFTNLGARLRHEQRPLLVTRNLSDLVVNQLLERNIEFIDVDGNIYLNSPEIYVIVRNQATKHSASKSLEITTAALQVMYALLSQQSLIAMEHDFKQIAHISGVTPETVKSTLKKLRELDYIRYSQKEYRIVDYVKLLERWELGYSERLRAKLLLGTFSPIGKRNFSEVGDELKEHAGRYPYLIGGELAASIITEYLRPISATLHLRKNVDSRQIAVKLRLKPDPEGNIALLQSLEHDEYNQNEFGDFPPNLVNPLLIHAELVRTGNSRLKETAQLIYDRYIEELAQKHDQF; the protein is encoded by the coding sequence ATGCATCCTAAAAACCCACTGTTCCAGAAGTGTCTTGCCTACCTTGAATCACTACCTAATATCAAGGCGACCGTTCAAGGAGAGCCTTATTTCTCTAGCGAGGTTTTGGCGGATGGGAAGTTAATAATTAGCACCCCCTATAAAACTGTCAACTATGTATGTGAAATTAAAACTGGTCTCACAAGTGATGTAGTCGAACCGGTTGCAGAATATTTTACCAACTTAGGTGCAAGACTAAGGCACGAGCAAAGACCTCTACTTGTTACGCGCAATTTATCTGATCTTGTTGTGAATCAACTATTAGAGAGAAACATCGAATTTATTGATGTTGACGGGAATATTTATCTTAATAGCCCAGAAATCTATGTGATAGTTCGCAACCAGGCTACAAAACATAGTGCAAGCAAGTCTTTAGAAATTACTACTGCTGCTTTACAAGTCATGTATGCCTTGCTTAGCCAGCAAAGCCTTATTGCAATGGAGCATGACTTCAAACAAATTGCTCACATTTCTGGCGTCACTCCAGAAACAGTAAAAAGCACTTTAAAAAAACTTCGAGAGTTAGATTACATCAGATACAGTCAGAAAGAATACAGAATCGTTGATTATGTTAAGCTTCTTGAGCGGTGGGAGTTAGGATACTCTGAAAGACTACGTGCAAAATTACTGCTTGGAACATTTAGCCCTATTGGAAAGCGAAACTTTTCAGAAGTCGGAGATGAGCTTAAAGAACACGCAGGTAGATACCCCTATTTAATAGGCGGCGAGCTGGCTGCCTCAATAATAACTGAATATCTTCGCCCCATTAGTGCAACACTGCATCTTCGTAAAAATGTCGATAGTCGTCAGATAGCAGTCAAGCTCAGACTCAAACCTGACCCAGAGGGAAATATTGCGTTACTTCAAAGCTTAGAACATGATGAGTATAATCAAAACGAATTTGGAGATTTTCCTCCAAACCTTGTTAATCCATTACTAATCCATGCAGAGTTAGTCCGGACTGGTAACAGCCGATTAAAAGAAACAGCTCAACTTATTTACGACCGATATATTGAGGAATTGGCTCAAAAGCATGATCAGTTCTAA
- a CDS encoding type II toxin-antitoxin system PemK/MazF family toxin: MDLSRGDIFWIEPDAIWGAVPSVRHPHVIVQEDVFNRSRVHTVVVCALTTNLRRASEPGNVLLHAGEGNLPRQSVVLVAQVSSVLKAHLGELIGALSEARVVQILDGLKFQQTSFFGQS, from the coding sequence ATGGATCTCAGTCGCGGTGACATCTTCTGGATCGAGCCGGATGCGATCTGGGGGGCTGTACCAAGCGTCCGACACCCACACGTCATCGTCCAAGAGGACGTATTTAACCGCTCTCGTGTCCACACGGTCGTCGTTTGCGCACTGACCACAAACCTCCGCCGCGCGAGCGAGCCGGGCAACGTGTTGCTCCACGCGGGTGAGGGGAATCTCCCCAGGCAGAGTGTCGTCCTTGTGGCGCAAGTATCCTCGGTCTTGAAGGCTCATCTCGGTGAACTCATCGGCGCGTTGTCGGAGGCTCGGGTGGTTCAGATCCTGGATGGCTTGAAGTTTCAGCAGACCTCGTTCTTCGGTCAGAGTTAG
- a CDS encoding SMI1/KNR4 family protein: protein MLPAITRIDQWLAAHRPDYYAQLHPGVDDTALDAFESRFSVRLPALFRELYRWRNGQRPDYSASLQDNRMFVPLDEVAETKEMLDGMIGYDFENPRYWRRGWVPFLHNGSGSYLCIDLAAEGGGSLGQLIGFWKADEDRPVEYPSIEAWLNELADSMESGTLEVL, encoded by the coding sequence ATGCTCCCAGCAATCACGCGCATCGACCAGTGGCTTGCGGCGCATCGCCCAGACTACTACGCACAACTCCATCCGGGCGTTGATGATACGGCCCTCGACGCATTCGAGTCCCGATTTTCGGTGCGGCTGCCCGCCTTGTTCCGCGAGTTGTATCGGTGGCGGAACGGTCAACGGCCGGACTACAGCGCGAGTCTGCAAGACAACCGGATGTTCGTGCCGCTCGACGAAGTGGCCGAGACCAAGGAGATGCTCGACGGGATGATCGGGTACGACTTCGAGAACCCGCGCTACTGGCGGCGCGGGTGGGTGCCGTTCCTGCACAACGGCAGCGGCAGCTACCTGTGTATCGACCTCGCTGCGGAGGGCGGAGGATCGCTAGGACAGTTGATCGGTTTCTGGAAGGCGGACGAGGACCGGCCGGTGGAGTATCCGAGTATCGAGGCGTGGCTGAACGAGCTGGCCGACTCGATGGAAAGCGGTACGCTGGAGGTCCTGTAG
- a CDS encoding phage integrase N-terminal SAM-like domain-containing protein — protein MFHNECHPAEISTAEVTRFLTCLVVNEHVVSTPQNQALNAVLCGGELRLKECSVSQKY, from the coding sequence TTGTTTCACAATGAATGCCATCCGGCTGAAATAAGCACCGCAGAGGTCACACGATTTTTGACCTGCCTAGTTGTTAATGAACACGTCGTTTCGACCCCTCAAAACCAGGCACTCAATGCCGTGTTGTGTGGAGGTGAGTTGCGTTTGAAGGAGTGCAGTGTGAGCCAAAAATATTGA